The sequence GGCTGGGTGCCGATCGCGACGATGCGCCGGCCCAGCGGGGTCGCGTGCAGCACGACGCCCGTGATGATGGCGAGCCCCAGGAAGATCGCCGCCGAGTAGGAGATCTCGGTCCCCGGGATCGGGACGACGCCGATCTTCGTCAGCGAGATCGGGAACCCGGTGATGATCCTTGGCGCCAGGACGATCTCGGCGATGCCGCGGAACAGGGTCAGCGTCCCGATCGTGACCGCGATCGACGGCAGCCCGACGACCGCGATGAGGAAGCCGTTCAGGGCCCCGCCGAGCGCGCCCACCAGCAGCGCGATCGCCATGGCGAGCCAGATCGACAGGCCGGCGTGGAACAGGTCACCGGTCACCGTCCCGGCCAGGCCGAGCATCGACGCGACCGACAGGTCGATGTTGCCGGTCATGATGATGAGCAGGAGCGGGAGCGCCATGATGGCGACCTCGCCCTCGTTCGTCCCGATGAAGAAGAAGTTCGAGCCGTTCAGGAAGCTCGACGAGTGCGCCGTCCCCATCGCGAAGACGCCGATCAGCAGGACGACGAGCGCGCTCTCCCACCGCAGCGCCCCGCGCCACAGCGGGCGGGACCCGTTGTCGCCGGCCGGGCGGGTCGGCGTGGCCTCGGGCCGGATGGCGATGTCAGACGTCACGTCGAGCTCCCTCGGCCGAGCGCAGGCTTCGCGCGACCCGCAGGCTCAGCCAGCGGTCGAAGGCGATCGCGGCCAGCAGCAGGGCGCCGGCGATCGCCTGGTTCCAGAACGGCGAGACCTTCGTGGCGACCAGCGCCTGGTTGATGGTGTTGAGCAGCAGCGCCCCGAGCGCCGCGCCGACGACCGTCCCGCTGCCGCCGAAGATCGCGACCCCGCCGACGACGACCGCGGCGACGACGGTCAGCTCGTAGCCGTTGCCGCCGGTCACGTCGATCTGGGCGTGCTGGGCCAGGAACAGGGCCCCGCCGAGACCGGCCAGCGCCCCGCTGACCAGGAACGCGGTGAACACCCGCTTCCCGGCCGGGATGCCGGCGAGCGCCGCCGCCTCCGGGTTCGAGCCGATCGCGTAGAGGTCGCGGCTGGCCCGGAACGACCGCATCAGGTAGCCGGCGACCGCCACGACGACGATCACGATGATCGCGAGCCACGGGATGCCGAGGACGGACTCGTAGCCGACCTTCTGGTACGCCTTCGGGATCGCGGCCGGGTTGATGGTCTTGCCGTTGACGATCACGCCGTCGACGCCGCGGACGATGTAGAGCATCGCCAGGGTGACCACCAGGCTCGGTACCCGCGTCGTCGTCGTGACCAGCCCGTTGACGGCGCCGACCAGCGCTCCGACGGCGATGCCGAGCACGAACCCCAGCACCACCGGGAACCCCGGATGGTGCTTGAAGACCGACCCGACGATGTACGCCGACAGGCCGACGACGGAGCCGACCGACAGGTCGACGTTCCGGGTGATGATCACGAGCGTCTCGCCGACGCCGAGCAGGGCGATCAGGGCGGCGCCGGTCAGCAGCTGCTGGACGCTGTTGCCGCTGGCGAAGTGGTGGTTCTTGATCGTGGTCCCGACGAACACCAGCACGATGACCAGGGCGATGCCCAGCTCGCGGGCCCGCAGCAGCGAGGAGCCCCGGGCGAAGGTGGGCCTGGGTGGGGTCGGCGCCGATGTCTCGGGCGCGGCGAGGGCGGTCATGCGGCGGCCCCCGTGGCGACGTTGCCGGTGGCCGCGCGCATGACCGACGCCTCGTCGGCCTCGGCCCGGCTCAGCTCGGCGGTCAGCCGGCCCTCGTGCAGGACCAGCACCCGGTCGGCCATCCCGAGCACCTCGGGCAGGTCCGAGGAGATCATCAGCACGGCCATCCCGCCCGCGACCAGCTCGTCGAGGATGCGGTGCACCTCGGCCTTCGTGCCGACGTCGATGCCCCGGGTCGGCTCGTCGATGATCAGCAGCTTGGGCTGTCGGGCCAGCCACTTGCCCAGCACGACCTTCTGCTGGTTGCCGCCGGACAGCGTCGACACGGGGTCGCGCAGGTCGCCGGACTTCAGCCGCAGCCGGTCGCCCCAGGTACGGGCCAGCGCCCGTTCGTCCGAGCGCCGCACCAGCCCGAACCGGCGCAGCCCCGCGAGCGAGGCGAGGGCGACGTTGTGGTCGATGCCGAGTTCCATCACGAGGCCCTGCTGGCGGCGGTCCTCCGGCACCAGCGCGACCCCGGCGGCCATCGCGGCCTGCGGGGAGCCGTTCGGTAACACGCGGCCGTCGACGCGCACGGTGCCGCCGGTGCGCCGGTCGATCCCGAAGATCGCCCGGGCGACCTCGGTGCGACCGGCCCCGACCAGGCCGGCGAGCGCGACGATCTCACCGCGGCGCACCGTCAGGGAGATGTCGTCGAACACCCCGACGCTGCTGAGGTGCTCGACCTCCAGCACGACGTCGCCCGGGGCGGTGTCGGACTTCGGGAAGAGGCTGTCGAGGTCGCGGCCGACCATCGAGCGGATGATGTCGTCGACCGTCAGGTCCTCGATCGGGTCGGTCCGCACGAACGCGCCGTCCCGCATGACGGTGACGCGCTGGCAGCTCGCGAAGACCTCCTGCAGGCGGTGCGAGACGAACAGCACCGCCGCGCCCTGCGAGCGCAGGGTCCGCATGACCTCGAACAGCCGCTCGACCTCGACGTTGGTCAGAGCTGCGGTCGGCTCGTCCATCACCAGGACGGTCGCGTTGCGCGACAGCGCCTTGGCGATCTCGACGATCTGCTGGTCGGCGACGGACAGGCCGCGGGCGAGGCGCTGCGGGTCGAGGCGGACCCCTAGCCGGGCGAAGACCTCGGCAGCCGCCCGGTTCATCGCGCCCCGGTCGATCACGCGGCCCCGGCCGAGCTGCTGGCGGCCCATGAAGATGTTCTCCGCGACCGACAGGTCGGGGAACAGCGTCGGCTCCTGGTAGATGATCGAGATGCCGGCGGCGCGGGAGGCGTTCGGGCCGTTGAAGGTGACGGGCTCACCGCCGACGACGAGCGTTCCGCCGTCCGCCTGGTGCACGCCGGCGAGGATCTTGATGAGGGTCGACTTGCCCGCCCCGTTCTCGCCGAGCAGCGCGTGCGCCTCGCCCGGGTACAGGGTGATCGAGCCGTCGACCAGGGCCTTCACCGGACCGAAGTGCTTGGTCGCTCCCTGCAGCGACAGGGCCGGGGTCGCCCCCTTAGGCGACAGCGCCGGGGCTTCCGCCGCGTCCCCCGCGGTCTTTTCCATTCGATCAGGCATCGACGGCTGGCCCCTCCTCGTCGACTCAGTGAAACCTTTCACGTTCGGAGTGCCCAGAAGCTAACCGGACGGCCGCAACAGGGTCAAGGGGCAAGTTGCCGGATCGTTACGACATGCCGCCCGCGGCACAACTACCGAGATCTGGGGGCGTTGGCCCAGCTCGGTGGCGTAACGTCGCGGTCGGTCGGGCGCTTCCGACGACGGCAACCGGACGCTAGCGGTTGATACGGTTCAAATCGGTCTTCGCGGAGGGAGGGACATGGCCGACTCGGTCAGCGTCGTCGATGTCGCCCGGCGCGCCGGGGTGTCCGTCGGCACCGTCTCGAACGTCCTCAACCGCCCGGACCGGGTCTCCCCGGCGACCCGCGACCGCGTGCTCGCCGCCATCGAGGAGCTCGGGTTCGTCCGCAACGAGGCGGCCCGTCAGCTGCGGGCCGGCCGGAGCCGGACGATCGGGCTGATCGTGCTGGACGTACGCAACCCCTTCTTCACGGACCTCGCCGCCGGCGTCGAGGCGGCCGCGGCGGGCGAGGGCCTGTCGGTGATCCTCTGCGACTCCGGCGACGACCCACGCCGCGAGGAACGCTACCTGAGCCTGCTCCAGGAGCAGCGCGCCTACGGGATCATGATCACGCCGGTCTCCGAGGACCGCGGCCGCATCGAGGAGATCCGCCAGCACGGCACGCCCGTCGTGCTGGTCGACCGCGCCTCCCACGGCGGCCAGTGCTCGGTGTCCGTCAACGACCTGGTCGGCGGCGAGCTGGCGGCGGCGCACCTGCTGGGCCTCGGGCACCGCCGGATCGCCTTCATCGGCGGCCCGCCCACCATCCGGCAGGTGGCCGACCGGCTCGCCGGGGCGCGCCTCGCGGTGACGAAGGCTGGCCTGGTCGGCGAGACGCTGACGCTGGTCGAGACCGCAGCGCTCAACGTCGACGCCGGCCGCCAGGCGGGCGTGCGGGTCGCGGAGATGCCGGCGTCCGTGCGGCCGACCGCGGTGTTCTGCGCCAACGACCTGATCGCCCTGGGCGTCCTGCAGGAGATGACCCGCCGGCGGCTCAAGGTCCCCGAGGACCTCGCCATCGTCGGGTACGACAACATCGACTTCGCCGCCGCCGCGGCCGTCCCGCTGACGTCGGTGGCGCAGCCGCGGGCCCAGCTGGGCCAGACCGCGGCCGAGCTGCTCATCGACGAGGTGTCGGCGCACCGCACCCACCGCCACCGCCAGGTCGTCTTCGAACCGGACCTGGTCGTACGAGAATCCACCCAGCCCTGACCCGGCCGGGCACCCGGATCGTTGTCGCTGACGCGGGAGGGCCCGTGAAGATCGCGCTGTTCGTGAGCTGCCTGGTCGACGGGCTGTATCCCCAGGTCGGCCAGGCCACCGTGCGGCTGCTGCGCCGCCTCGGCCATGACGTCGAGGTGCCGTCGTCGCAGACCTGCTGCGGGCAGATGCACGTCAACACCGGCTACCCCCGCGAGGCGCTGCCGCTGGTGCGCAACCACGTCGACACCTTCGCCGGGTACGACGCGATCGTCGTGCCGAGCGGTTCGTGCACCGGCGCGATCCGCCACCAGCACGCCGACGTCGCCCGCCAGTTCGGCGACGAGGCGCTCGCCGAGCGGGCCGAGCAGGTCGCGGAACACACCTACGAGCTGTCCGAGCTGCTGGTCGACGTGCTCGGGGTGACCGACGTCGGCGCGTCGTTCCCGCACCGGGTCACCTACCACCCGACCTGCCACTCGCTGCGCCTGCTCGGCGTCGGCGACCGGCCGCTGCGGCTGCTGCGGGCGGTGCGCGGCCTCGACCTGGTCGAGCTGCCGGCGGCCGAGCAGTGCTGCGGCTTCGGCGGGACGTTCGCGCTGAAGAACCCGGACGTCTCGACGGCGATGCTCGCCGACAAGATGGCCGGCATCCTGACGACCCGGGCCGAGGTCGCCACGGCCGGCGACGCGTCCTGCCTGATGCACATCGGCGGCGGCCTGTCCCGGCTGCGCAGCGGGGTGCGCACGCTGCACCTCGCGGAGATCCTCGCCTCGACCGAGCAGGACGCGCCGGCCACGACGGCGGGCGCGGCGGCGGCCACGACGGGAGCCCGGTCATGACGTTTCTCGGGCTGCCGACCGCGCCGGCCGGCGTCGGGCACCTCACGGGCACCCAGACCTTCCCCGCGGCGGCGCGGACGGCGGTCGCGGACACCCAGCTGCGCCGCAACCTCGGCAACGCCACCTCCACGATCCGGGCCAAGCGGGCGTCGGTGGTCGCCGAGCTGCCCGACTGGGGCGAGCTGCGCGCCGCCGGTGCCGCGATCAAGGACGACGTGCTCGCCCACCTGGACCGCTACCTGCTCCAGCTGGAGGAGCGGGTCACCGCGGCCGGCGGGCAGGTGCACTGGGCCCGCGACGCCGTCGAGGCGAACCGCATCGTCACCGAGCTGGTCGTGGCCACCGGCGTGGACGAGGTCGTCAAGGTCAAGTCGATGGCGACCCAGGAGATCGGCCTGAACGAGGCGCTCGCCGCGGCCGGGATCGCCGCGATCGAGACCGACCTCGCCGAGCTGATCGTCCAGCTCAGCGACGACCGGCCCAGCCACATCCTGGTGCCGGCGATCCACCGCAACCGGGCCGAGATCCGCGAGATCTTCCTGCGCGACATGCCGGGCGTCGACCGGGACCTGACCGACGACCCGGCGGCGCTGGCCGCGGCGGCCCGCACGCACCTGCGGCACAAGCTGCTCACGGCGAGCGTCGCGGTCAGCGGCGCGAACTTCGCCGTCGCCGAGACCGGGACCCTCGCCGTGGTCGAGTCCGAGGGCAACGGCCGGATGTGCCTGACCGTCCCGCGCACGCTCATCACCGTCATGGGCCTCGAGAAGGTCGTCCCGACCTGGCGTGACCTGGAGGTCTTCCTCCAGCTGCTCCCCCGCTCCTCGACCGGCGAGCGGATGAACCCGTACACGTCGATGTGGACCGGGGCGACCGAGGGGCAGACGTTCCACCTCGTGCTGCTCGACAACGGCCGGACCGCGACGCTGGCCGACCCGCGCGGCCGGGCCGCGCTGCGCTGCATCCGCTGCTCGGCGTGCCTGAACGTCTGCCCGGTCTACGAGCGGGCCGGCGGCCACGCCTACGGGTCGGTGTACCCGGGGCCGATCGGCGCGGTGCTGTCGCCGCAGCTCACCGGCCTGGGCGGCGACGGCGCGTCCGGCGGGATCAACGCCAGCCTGCCCTATGCCTCGACGCTGTGTGGCGCCTGCCTCGACGCGTGCCCGGTCGCGATCGACATCCCGTCGATGCTGGTGCACCTGCGGTCCCGGGCCGTCGACGCCAAGCGGGAGGTCCACCGGCTCCCGTCGGCGGAACGCGCGGCGATGACGGCCGCAGCCTGGGTCATGAGCGACCCGGCGCGCTGGACCCGGGCGCTGCGCGCCGGCCGGCTCGGCCGCCTGCTGCGCGGCCGCCGCGCGCTGCCGCCGCCGCTGTCGGCCTGGGCCGGCGCCCGCGACGTCCCCCAGCCCCCGGCGGAGACGTTCCGCGACTGGTGGGCCCGCGAGGGGAACACGACCCCATGAGCGCCACCGCCCGCGCGGGCGCCGGCCGCCCCGCGCCGAAACGAACGGGAGAACCCGTGACGTCTGCCCGAGACGAGGTGCTGGCGCGCATCCGGTCGGCCCTGTCCGACGACACCCCGGACCAGTCGGTCCCGCGCGGCTACCGGCAGGGCCGGGCCGACTCGGCCGGCGACCTCGACCTGTTCGCCCGTCGGGTGATCGACTACCACGCGACGGTGACCTTCATGGCGCCCGACCAGCTGCCCGAGGGGATCGCCGCGCGGCTGGACGAGAACCGCGTCGGCCGGCTGGTCGCGCCGGACGGCCTCCCGGCCGGCTGGACGGCCGACCTGCGCGCGACGGTGCTCACCGACACGCCTCCGCTGTCCGTCACCGAGCTCGACGCCGCCGACGGCACCCTGACGACCTGCGCGGTCGCGGTCGCCGAGACCGGCACGATCGTCCTGGACGCCGGGGCAGGCCAGGGCCGACGGGCGTTGACGCTGATCCCGGACTACCACCTGGTCGTGGTGCGAGCCGACCAGGTCGTCGCGACGGTCCCGGACGCCGTGGCGCTGCTCGCCGTGGCCGGGCCGGCCCGGCCGCTCACCTGGATCAGCGGTCCCAGCGCCACCAGCGACATCGAGCTGAACCGAGTCGAGGGAGTCCACGGCCCGCGAACGCTCGACGTACTCGTCGTCCGCGCCGACGCGTAGCTCACGCGGGCGACGGACAAGATCGCTGTTTGGGCCCTCGGGTGGCTGTAACCGCGGCGTTTTCGCGACCAGCTGAGGGCCGAAACGGCGATCAAGCCAGCAGGCTGACCTCGCCGGACCCCGGCGCTAGCCGGCGGTACGTGTGCGGGCGGTCGGGCCCGGCGCCGGGGTGGCCGCGCGGGTGTCGCGCCGCGGTGACGAGTCGTGCGGGCGACCGGAGGCGGGCTGTCGCGGTGGCCGGACGGCCGCGCGCGACGCGATCGCTTCCTAGGCGCGGCGAGGCCGGGGGCGACGGCGAACGGGGGCCGGCCTGGCGGGGTTGTCCGCGACGGGCCGGCGGAAGGTGGTGGGCTCGGTCTCCGCGACGTCGCCGCCCTCAGGGTCAGGCCCGAAGTCGGGCGCCTGGAAGAGGTCGACCGACGGACGCGGCGCCTCCCGCCGGGGCGAGGAGCGCGCCGGTTCCGACGCGGAGAACAGTGGGTTGGGCGTTGTGGCGATGAGAGGTCTCGCTTCTGGGGTGGGAGGTCGCCTGGATCGACGGCGCGGCACACCGGCGGCGGAGCCAGGCTCCGCCGCGGACCCGGCGCTCGGTGCCGTCAGAGGTGCGACATCTTGCTGAACGGGCTCGGGATGCGTTCCTGCTGCGACCCGAAATCGACCAGCACGGCGATGTCCTGCTCGACCCCGATGACCTGGCCGAGACCGTACGTGTCGTGGATGACGCGGTCACCGATGGCGAAGCGATCGCACGGCGGAATGACCGGATCCTTGAAGGGGCTGGTGGGCAGACGGCGCTTGGGTACCGCTGACTTGGTCATTGGCTCCAGTATGCGCCTACCGGGGGTGACGCCGCGCCGGTAGCCGCCGAAGTGCGGCCGATCCGAGGCCCCTCGCCGGAGGTTCCGCGTCCGGGCGGGCCTTTCGTGGGTAGGCCACGCGATGCGGTCGCCGCCGCCGGACGGCCGGTGGACCCGCCGGCCGGGCCAGCCGGCGGGCACCGACGCGGGCCGCCATCGATGCCTTAGTAAACGCTCACTTGTCACCTCGGGTTTCGCGGGCTACCGTCGCCCAGGTCCCCCGGCGTCGGTGCGAGGAGCGGGATGAGCGAGCGTCGAGGCAGGGTCGAGGGCAAGGTCGCGATCGTCACCGGTGCCGGTTCGACACCCGGGCCCGGGATGGCCACCGGCCGGGCCTGCGCCATCGTCCTGGCCCGCGAGGGCGCCCAGGTCCTGCTCGCCGACGTCGACGGCGCGCGGGCCGAGGAGACCCGGGAGATCATCGAGGGCGAGGGCGGCCAGGCGGCCGTCTTCGCCGGGGACATGACGAAGGCCGCGGACTGCGCGGCCATGGTCGCCGCCGCCGTCGACGCCTTCGGGACGCTGGACATCCTGGTCAACAACATCGGCGTCTCGATCGCGGGCAACGTCGTCGACACCGACGAGGCCGACTGGGACCGGGTGCTCGACCTCAGCCTGAAGACGATGTTCCTGGCCAGCAAGAACGCCGTGCCGGTGATGGCGGCCAAGGGCGCCGGGGCGATCGTGAACATCGGGTCGATCGCGGGCTCGCGCGGCGGGAACTACGTCGGCTACGCGGCGGCCAAGGGCGGGGTGAACGCGCTCACCGTCGACATGGCCTTCTCGCACGGCCGCCAGGGAATTCGGGTCAACGCCGTCGCCCCCGGCCATATCACCACTCCCCTGCTGTTCTCCGTCCTCGGCGTCACCCCGGAGGCCGACTACCGCCAGCGGCTCGCCGCCGCGGCCAACCTGCTGGGCACCGCCGGTGACGGCTGGGACGTCGGGTGGGCCGCGACCTTCCTGGCCAGCGACGAGGCCCGCTGGATCACCGGCGCGATCCTCCCGGTCGACGGCGGGGTGATGGCCGTGACGCCGCTGATGATGGCCGCCGGCCTGCGGGCCGAACCGCCGCCCGCCTGAACTTTTCTGCCCGCGCACCCACGTTCAGCCGAAAGCGAGCACGCCCATGAGCACCGGACCGGAATCGCCCGACGCGGAGTTACTGGCGGCCACCGACGAACAGATCGACGACGCCGTCCAGTACGCCGACCCGATGGCACTGCGCGGCCTGCTCTACCAGCTCACCGGCGACGAGTCCGTCGCGGCCACGAAGGTCGGGCCGGTCCCAGGCTATGTCGGGGGAAACCTCTCGTTCGGGCTGACGGACCCGGCGGACATCGCGTTCCTGCGGGCCCGGGCCGCGCGTTTCCTGAAGGAACGCCGGGACGGCGGCGCGCCGCCCATCGGGCCCGGGCCGGTGGAGCGGCTTGCGCGCAGCCTGGCCCTCGCGGGAGGCATGGCCGAGCTACCCGCCGAGGACGTCGAGCTGTGGGTGGAGGAGCTTTCCCTCGACCCCTGGGCTCGTGGCCTGACCTGGGAGCGGCCGCCGGAGCCTGACCGGCTCGCGGAGTTCTCGGTCGTCATCATCGGCGGCGGGATGGGCGGCCTGAACGTCGCGGCCCAGCTCAAACACGCCGGCCTCACGTTCACCCTGCTGGAGAAGAACTCCGGCGTGGGCGGAACGTGGTACGAGAACCGCTATCCCGGCGCGCGGGTCGACTCGCCGAGCCGCGCCTACACCCACATCCTCGGCGTCGAGTTCGACACGCCGTCGCCGTGGTGCTCCCAGGGCGAGAACGAGACGTACTTCAACTGGTTCACCGACCGGTTCGGCCTGCGTGAGCACATCGAGTTCGACACCGAGGTCACGACGGTGACCTGGGACGAGAGCGGCGCGTTCTGGGAGGTCGTGGCCGACGGTCCGGGTGGGCGCCGGGTGCTGCGGGCCAACGTGGTCATCAGCGCCGTCGGCCTGCTGTCGCGCCCGAGCCTGCCGCGGATCACCGGGATGGACACCTTCGCCGGCCGGTCCTTCCACACCGCGCGCTGGCCGCAGGACTTCGACCCGGACGGCCGGCGGGTCGCCGTGATCGGCACCGGGTGCTCCGGGGTCCAGCTGGTTCCGGAACTGGCGAACCTCGCCGGGCACGTGACCGTCTTCCAGCGGACCCCGCAGTGGCTCTTCGAGCACGACGGCTACCGGTCGCCGTTCCCGGACCAGGTCCGCTGGCTGGACCGGAACTTTCCCTACCACCCGCACTTCATGCGGTTTCGGACCAACTGGCTGCTCGGCCCCTACCTGTCCGGGCCGCTGCGGGAGATCGACCCGGACTTCGTCGACCCGTTCGCGCGCAGCGCCGTCAACAAGCAGATCCGTGACGAGCGCATCGCGTTCATCGGCAAGAAGCTGGCGAGCCGGCCGGAGCTGGTCGAGAAGATGATCCCGCCGCACCCACCGTTCTCGACCCGGCCCGTCCAGGTCGACTCCCGGTACAACATGTACGACGCGATCATGCGCGACGACGTCACCCTGGTGACCGAGGGAATCGACCGGATAACGCCGGCCGGGGTCCGCACCGTGGACGGGGCCGAGCACGAGGTCGACGCGATCGTCTACGCGACGGGATTCAGGGCGAACGAGTGCCTGTGGCCCATGGAGGTGCTCGGCCGGGACGGACGGTCCGTCCACGACCTGTGGGCGAAGGACGGCCCGCGCGCCTACCTCGGCGCGATGCTGCCCGGCTTCCCCAACTTCTTCCTCATCTACGGGCCGAACATGAACCCGTACGGCGGCCTCGGCGTCGTCAACCACCAGGAGATGGTCACCCGTTTCCTGCTGGACTGCGTCAAGGAGGTGCTCGTCACCGGGAAACGCTCCGTCGAGGTCACCGAGGCGGCGTACTGGGACTACAACGACCAACTCGACGCGCGCGAGAAGTACAAGATCTACAAGGACGAGCGGGCGAACAGCTACTACCGCAACGAGCACGGCCGGTCCGTGACGAACTGCCCGTTCCCCGGCAACGAGATGTGGCACCGCCTACGCCACCCGAACTTCGACGAGGTCCTCGTCCGCTGACGGCGGTGCAGGTGAGCTTCATTTCCACCACCGCACCCTGGATTTCCCGATCGTCCTGCTGCCCGGGTACTGTCGATAGACCGCGTATGACCGCAGTTGCCCCAGGATGATACCGAAGGTCTCCGTCAGCCAGACGAAAATAAATCCAAGGTAGAGACCCGACACGAATGAGGAAGAAAGATATCTTTCGGCCAGAAGAAAGGCAGGGATCCCGAGGAACACACGTCCGAGCGCCGGCAACAGGCCCCAGTGGTCGCCTCGGGGCCAGACCAGGAGAATGGATACCAGCAACCCCGCCGTCTTCTCGGCAGGGTTGATGGACACGGCCTGCAGGAAGAGGCAGGCGCACGCGTAGAGTCCGAGCACGATGGCGGACGTCCGCTTCATGGTCCGCGAGCGGACGGCGGTCGCGAGATGCATCGCGACGACCAGCGTGATCGGATGGCCGCTGCCGACGACCTCCCGGCTTCGCGCGAGGGTGGCCTCCCCCAGCCGCCGCGCCGCCGCATAGTGGCCCGTCGACCACAGCGTGACCGCCAGGTTCCCCGCGGCGCGCAGGGTGTGCGGGTGGTTCTCGCCGAGAATCTCCCGGCGGCGGGCCAGCACGCCCTCCTCCAGCTCCCGCGCCGCCGCATAGCCGCCCATCGCCCACAGAATGACGGCCAGGTTCCCCGCGGCGTACAACGTGTCCGGGTGGTTCTCACCGAGAATCTCCCGGCGGCGCGCCAGCACGACCTCGGCCAACCTGCGGGCGGCCGACCAGTCACCCAGCTCCCCGAGCGTCGCGGCGAGGTTGCCGGCGGCTGTCAGCACCTCCGGGTGATCCTCACCGAGGACCTCCCGGCGGCGCGCCAACACATTCTCCTCCAGCGCCCTGGCCGCCGAATAGTCCCTCAGCTCGCGCAAGGTCGCGGCGAGCCCGGCTCCCGCCGTCAGCGTGTCCGGATGATCCTCACCGAGGACCTCCCGGCGGCGCGCCAACACGTCCTGCGCCAGCCCTCGCGCCGCCGCATAGTCACCCAGGGACCGCAGGGTGACGGCGAGGTCCGCCATCGCGGTCAGCGTGTCCGGATGATCCTCTCCGAGGACCTGACGGCGGCGCGCCAGCACGTCCTCGGCCAACTCCCGTGCCGCCGCGTAGTCCCCCTGCCCCAGCTCCCCAAGGGTCGAGGCGAGGTTGGCGGCGGACGTCAGCGTATCTGGATGATCCTCACCGAGAATCTCCCGGTTACGGGAGAGGGCCCGTTCTGCCAGTGCGCGACTACTCGGCAGGTCGCCCCGGCTCAGGAGATACCGCGTGAGCCTGCTGATCATGGCGCGGCTGTCCGGGTCGTCGTCGTCCACCAGCTCGACGGCCGACGCGTGCGCGTACAGCAGCGCGAACCGGGGCCAGGCGTCCGGTCGGTCCCACGCGTCCGGGCGGCCGTGCGCCAGCAGCCGGCGGGCCGCCGTGCGCAGCACCGGCCGCAGGTCGGCGGGCGTGTCCTCGCGCAGCACCGCACCGGCGAGACGATGCATCACCACCGCGTCGTTGTCGTCGGTGCGGCGGACCAGGGCGAGAGCCAGCAGGCGGCCGACGGTTTCCGCCCACCCGATCCGATCCGCCGAGGCGCGATCCAGCGGGGCGGGAAGCAGCACCGCGACCTGCGGGCGCACCAGATCCAGCGGGATCGGCTCCGGCCCGAAGTGCGCCCACAGCCGAGCGAGCATCACCGCGGTCGGGTCTTCAAGCTGGTGCAACGTCACGGTCCAGGTGGCGGCGACCGGCCGAACGCCCTCCGGCGCACCTCGGCTCATCAGCTGCTGAAGCTCGGTGGACAACAGCCCGGCGTACTCGCCGGGCCTCATCGACGTTTCCGCGAGAAAGGCCCCCGCCTGCTCGACCGCCAGCGGAAGGTTCCCGAGCGACTCCGCGATCCGCGCCGCGTCCCGGTCGCCGATTCCCGGGACGCGGGCGCGCAGCAGCGCCACGGCGTCCATCGACGGCAGCACGTCGACCCGCACCGACTGGGCCACCCCCGACCAGCGATGGTCCCGCGATGTCACCAGCACATGCCCACCCGAGGCCGACGCCGCCCGCAACAACCCGAACAAGTCACCCGGCGCGCCCGCGTTGTCCAGCACCAGCAACCAGCGCGCGAACCGCG is a genomic window of Pseudofrankia inefficax containing:
- a CDS encoding ABC transporter permease, which produces MTSDIAIRPEATPTRPAGDNGSRPLWRGALRWESALVVLLIGVFAMGTAHSSSFLNGSNFFFIGTNEGEVAIMALPLLLIIMTGNIDLSVASMLGLAGTVTGDLFHAGLSIWLAMAIALLVGALGGALNGFLIAVVGLPSIAVTIGTLTLFRGIAEIVLAPRIITGFPISLTKIGVVPIPGTEISYSAAIFLGLAIITGVVLHATPLGRRIVAIGTQPEAARFSGVRVNQITFGLYVLSGLVCALAGILFTLKNSSASYDAGTGLELDVVAVVLFGGVSIFGGKGTVLGVALSAVTFGALLQALTQMGVQPEVQKIVVGLLLLASVVVPNLSRIAGRLVSRTRPRA
- a CDS encoding ABC transporter permease, translating into MTALAAPETSAPTPPRPTFARGSSLLRARELGIALVIVLVFVGTTIKNHHFASGNSVQQLLTGAALIALLGVGETLVIITRNVDLSVGSVVGLSAYIVGSVFKHHPGFPVVLGFVLGIAVGALVGAVNGLVTTTTRVPSLVVTLAMLYIVRGVDGVIVNGKTINPAAIPKAYQKVGYESVLGIPWLAIIVIVVVAVAGYLMRSFRASRDLYAIGSNPEAAALAGIPAGKRVFTAFLVSGALAGLGGALFLAQHAQIDVTGGNGYELTVVAAVVVGGVAIFGGSGTVVGAALGALLLNTINQALVATKVSPFWNQAIAGALLLAAIAFDRWLSLRVARSLRSAEGARRDV
- a CDS encoding sugar ABC transporter ATP-binding protein → MEKTAGDAAEAPALSPKGATPALSLQGATKHFGPVKALVDGSITLYPGEAHALLGENGAGKSTLIKILAGVHQADGGTLVVGGEPVTFNGPNASRAAGISIIYQEPTLFPDLSVAENIFMGRQQLGRGRVIDRGAMNRAAAEVFARLGVRLDPQRLARGLSVADQQIVEIAKALSRNATVLVMDEPTAALTNVEVERLFEVMRTLRSQGAAVLFVSHRLQEVFASCQRVTVMRDGAFVRTDPIEDLTVDDIIRSMVGRDLDSLFPKSDTAPGDVVLEVEHLSSVGVFDDISLTVRRGEIVALAGLVGAGRTEVARAIFGIDRRTGGTVRVDGRVLPNGSPQAAMAAGVALVPEDRRQQGLVMELGIDHNVALASLAGLRRFGLVRRSDERALARTWGDRLRLKSGDLRDPVSTLSGGNQQKVVLGKWLARQPKLLIIDEPTRGIDVGTKAEVHRILDELVAGGMAVLMISSDLPEVLGMADRVLVLHEGRLTAELSRAEADEASVMRAATGNVATGAAA
- a CDS encoding LacI family DNA-binding transcriptional regulator — encoded protein: MADSVSVVDVARRAGVSVGTVSNVLNRPDRVSPATRDRVLAAIEELGFVRNEAARQLRAGRSRTIGLIVLDVRNPFFTDLAAGVEAAAAGEGLSVILCDSGDDPRREERYLSLLQEQRAYGIMITPVSEDRGRIEEIRQHGTPVVLVDRASHGGQCSVSVNDLVGGELAAAHLLGLGHRRIAFIGGPPTIRQVADRLAGARLAVTKAGLVGETLTLVETAALNVDAGRQAGVRVAEMPASVRPTAVFCANDLIALGVLQEMTRRRLKVPEDLAIVGYDNIDFAAAAAVPLTSVAQPRAQLGQTAAELLIDEVSAHRTHRHRQVVFEPDLVVRESTQP
- a CDS encoding (Fe-S)-binding protein; amino-acid sequence: MKIALFVSCLVDGLYPQVGQATVRLLRRLGHDVEVPSSQTCCGQMHVNTGYPREALPLVRNHVDTFAGYDAIVVPSGSCTGAIRHQHADVARQFGDEALAERAEQVAEHTYELSELLVDVLGVTDVGASFPHRVTYHPTCHSLRLLGVGDRPLRLLRAVRGLDLVELPAAEQCCGFGGTFALKNPDVSTAMLADKMAGILTTRAEVATAGDASCLMHIGGGLSRLRSGVRTLHLAEILASTEQDAPATTAGAAAATTGARS